A single window of Venturia canescens isolate UGA chromosome 3, ASM1945775v1, whole genome shotgun sequence DNA harbors:
- the Plp gene encoding A-kinase anchor protein 9 isoform X2 produces the protein MDGDETRGGKQKSLEPGREMLAKYKAIAQDVGNSQLGEPSDEELLHNDTTGQSIDPQGTSITEGISSRDITQSSMSVSEGEGDGDLEGIAGRVAELEEMLQGKEAVVEALSAEIDHLRAEASSPNSSQSHNSSPHQNRDLLLVYHTKLQDFERAVNQRDNLIHDLTASLEQALSARDALKVRLQSMAANDLTLSMGNCTPIQDRITSLESSLIEHKAMINQLNEELLRSHETVRKLEMEKQAQSAEIDDYKTRVNQLNEKIRAGAVENTLNIAETMEMQKQYEARVDKIKKDMQVILEKFNAETKSKSVQHEEAMRGLELKYQREMIEMKGKFEEQYRNLADRYNTELPDLESKHAKELSVFQAQLSSYKKTVEALKLELVNRSDSQQSIVSEVNNLREKLLHSQKDKEMLNEQINLHKVQLDELTSKYVAAASILDSKESIERSLEEALTNVAMLKQENEALKFKHDDLSARYAAVQSLIENNQAHERSMNNRIFDLEKSLSRLSGVSVSMLSEFNETTYQTFDDVAVQFQATRQKLEERAELERQLVEKIRSLEEEVVRANDELNRTNLEKESYEKQLKDMKNTCDKLRSERNSKQQTNSEEPQPFRSSVYFDSENLAEPQSPENNTYSTDILKQIENYKLEITQLHETIALKDRENAEFLSKLNDMTEKLKQSEAECEHLKNGMAIAWEQCAEFEEKLNQTLAMNETKSAESLSPSKLERDSDGSKTSNDSYKTAKQCNITEKSIQTEKTIEENEDSLEVVDVKSMMDEITLLRKEKENLSLEMENLVETLRNLDEISKKLQQATAENNELRLENEKFFQDQNKVDSLLKSIAELTAEKAALTRELSNLADKHREELAIVRQDSSMEIEKIRNLMLTMRQGDVGLEELRNELETRHAKEMEELRTYFEEKCLQMEKQYSDEIFSQQSKKMSDNDSEIEDLAEDLYFGGGGDCSNTHHTSVDNSRNENHLPNVEAKIYNNESNAIVESGLVTAVNQLSQTEWDTALENGELTKLRTAYNNQLEEQVALAKLDIVNALQEQIQALLTVESDMEDNWPTELLELRNKFTNNAKRETEQLKLTHAAELKQLRDEHSRNVSRMVERHQEEVRRIMEERSINEENKQTEDLNSIVDNSALIRERDNLYRTCVTLKELIVDLTKYFAVCEEELNNTLISEVLKRQTSVETGLPPNSEEDNIRKDEDATDLNAPPKSPERKIKRVHFAPQCSQLVSIMNDDTDNLQSFVTAEKDLSDKVRRELDDCLKRLRSESAQVLGITLTPGESMLDVLSKQVLWTTKVNEELNAKLMEAENIVVAYQEETRILKARVMNLQQSLLHVENKKEIISEGYGEHEETGGDLVVQDFSQLQEKARHAIMSGVVDNAYLLQLIEEFCRYIDKITDEMRKEKDDLQQQVPLEPTPTPCIHRVSCRKIEAADKQLRGTRKFLEEQASEREIERDEAARQINSLQEQIKECEREKERDLRISSESSLSPVSSTVVRVLEATDINAAVETLESQLREMASVMSETQTKKAETESELKVAVDKIWVLRDIIVDLEQQIQARIEKEETLIGQIEQLEEVIAAQTKNQHELAQELDAIKMGGENSQLNEHITHLEEELRKHKLSSEHFDVNSSALKQMRIELHDMQNQLDKRTRELESLHMCGSNLSISQPSEDVSIREQIDVARCPTPDDPNSPPTLPLDLLLKLKEKLLKHARAEEVAFKRIKDLDMQLAAYKIQNEELQAEQEILQQTASEQLFQMEAMRGRLEQQKQNAPFAQRQATSRLELQLHEANAKLHSLEQTIADKELEVTELKEQLQRSNQLLQDKQKEFVNVVQTENNAIQELKDRLKSLEEEKKLLESKVGVQERAQVELPQLIDSMLADKNEEIDHLKEQLLKRDKQLQQHLSGTNIDENNVGKQCELKNSARTLSDILSINSECEDYSEAIRENVSLSHALPHNISTFKILSTPVGTKESYQVSPVGLTDENKPSIHVPRLELGSSRSPTHSSTACPRHSRVSLDFIQTADFDSKSPSSGDNEESSTNHAKTNGLSDHELDCTCTLEQQKKKTEKISSMSRRSRNFSSKSVSLVTNDQTLNIRIQDLENQLQTIKNELDVKCTSLIKRETELNALQRSLEELRLEFKETTETLTRDNIFYKNQYELSQASELKIRRDLEEVENTLKSQTEDLEEYKNMMQVNERILTELKTENVHLKETLGRQENASKSFEVRLEEKSEELKNLRQLIFDKDVTIETVQTRNLEIENENKKLYEYKTRYDQCKKELGECKTEMKRLTEGLNNRDQVIRRLEEMARRTSISGSSSPGDNKDQEIHHLQEYLKEKEKVIRQMSDDSKSLHRALETIQNKMKESGNVVELRKKLKEERRFNAELKAMVEKLKQELEGFKEESMRQSIEGADIEDMVQRELDLSARLDQQIMDVIESETEETTPRRIEKHSCNSLTIKPAEHDRTEKVMQKYAEIRQKLKQALKANQELTKQRDERDIEKEMFKAQITEYESRIFQLSAELDEKSAILRELDAEVSSKRSIVRNLEVQLQREKFTSQTAHNHDSELISQLRIKLVASLDNEERVRRELTQLRQEHKNLETRLNTARDQIELQKSGESHVLKDLLETEQTKYVKMAEFYEKEQRDNAELRETLDRVEAEKNRCEKELECANEEHDKLASSLALAEGVKDHLEIEVKRAKEELKSREEECDWLQKRIKTLSDGLAKRQQQTSEEHVELKNLRRGLSNAREVMLDLKADIDQTKSELTKANEEKIQLEQWLRTATTNENELKRKLQAAKGEEDRLKDTINDLQTEIQLSVKREMELTEELQKERFSGEKNIPAKFVQKIKELNEIMEKHAHDNNVLHEKLAKARQEREIFATRVRDLESQLAQKIREINAVAATGDMNPHMTERLQHFYGKYLRVDSRRKALAYQKRYLLCIVGGYQLSEDRTLSVLAQLTHEQRLHTTTSSNRKSAKIRFKCAALVIISIHRMKWMIHRWRTGRRVGATAVLGNHEQSFVPVRRTASNHSPPVRDRNAAIGGFSLEHYLDRFMDIQQRLGLAIPDSET, from the exons ATGGACGGTGACGAAACTCGCGGTGGTAAACAGAAATCTTTGGAGCCAGGCAGAGAAATG CTTGCCAAATATAAGGCTATTGCTCAAGATGTGGGAAATAGCCAACTGGGCGAGCCATCTGACGAAGAGCTTTTGCACAATGATACAACCGGACAATCCATAGACCCGCAGGGCACTAGC atCACGGAAGGTATTTCCTCTCGTGATATAACACAGAGCAGTATGAGTGTTAGCGAGGGTGAAGGAGACGGAGATTTGGAGGGTATAGCCGGACGAGTGGCAGAACTTGAAGAAATGCTCCAAGGGAAAGAGGCGGTTGTTGAAGCACTCAGCGCGGAAATTGATCACTTGAGAGCGGAAGCATCTTCACCCAATTCCTCACAGAGCCATAATAGCAGTCCGCATCAAAACAGAGATCTCTTACTCGTCTATCATACAAAA CTGCAAGATTTCGAGAGAGCTGTCAATCAGCGTGACAATTTGATTCACGATTTGACAGCATCTTTGGAGCAAGCATTGTCAGCAAGAGATGCATTGAAAGTTCGGCTTCAATCAATGGCAGCGAATGACCTTACTCTGAGTATGGGCAATTGTACACCTATACAAGATCGCATTACTTCGTTGGAGAGTTCACTCATCGAACACAAAGCAATGATAAACCAATTGAATGAGGAACTATTGAGATCTCACGAGACTGTAAGAAAAttggaaatggaaaaacagGCACAAAGCGCTGAGATCGACGATTACAAGACGCGAGTTAATCAACTCAATGAGAAAATTCGTGCTGGTGCTGTCGAAAATACATTGAATATTGCTGAGACAATGGAAATGCAAAAACAATACGAGGCAAGAGTagacaaaataaaaaaggataTGCAGGTTATACTTGAGAAATTCAACGCGGAGACCAAGTCGAAAAGTGTTCAACACGAAGAAGCCATGAGA GGATTGGAATTGAAGTACCAGCGGGAAATGATAGAAATGAAAGGAAAGTTTGAAGAGCAGTATCGAAATTTAGCGGATCGGTACAACACGGAATTGCCCGATTTGGAAAGCAAGCACGCGAAAGAGCTGTCAGTTTTTCAAGCTCAACTGTCGTCGTACAAGAAAACTGTTGAAGCGTTAAAGCTCGAGTTGGTGAATCGTTCGGATTCGCAGCAATCGATCGTTTCCGAGGTCAACAATTTGAGGGAAAAGCTCTTGCACAGTCAAAAAGACAAGGAAATGTTGAACGAACAGATTAATCTACATAAAGTACAATTGGACGAGTTGACTTCCAAGTATGTTGCCGCTGCGAGCATTTTAGACTCGAAAGAAAGCATCGAGAGGTCGTTGGAGGAGGCGTTGACGAACGTCGCTATGCTTAAGCAGGAAAACGAGGCTTTGAAATTCAAGCATGACGATTTGAGCGCCCGTTACGCCGCTGTGCAATCTCTCATCGAGAACAATCAAGCGCATGAGCGATCGATGAACAATCGAATATTTGATTTGGAAAAATCTCTTTCTCGCCTCAGTGGCGTGAGCGTGAGCATGCTGAGTGAATTCAACGAGACAACATACCAGACCTTCGACGACGTTGCTGTGCAATTCCAAGCGACTCGACAAAAGTTGGAGGAAAGAGCCGAACTGGAACGGCAACTCGTTGAGAAAATTCGCTCTTTGGAGGAAGAAGTCGTCCGAGCTAACGACGAATTAAATCGCACAAACCTCGAAAAAGAATCCTACGAAAAACAGCTGAAAGACATGAAAAACACCTGCGACaaattacgatccgaacgaaacTCCAAACAACAAACAAACTCGGAAGAACCTCAACCGTTTCGAAGTTCCGTTTACTTTGATTCAGAAAACTTAGCTGAGCCACAAAGTCCGGAGAATAACACATATTCCACGGATATTCTTAAGCAAATTGAGAATTATAAACTCGAAATAACGCAGCTTCATGAAACGATCGCTTTGAAAGATCGTGAGAACGCAGAATTTTTAAGCAAACTCAACGACATGACAGAAAAACTAAAACAATCCGAAGCCGAGTGTGAACACCTGAAAAATGGCATGGCCATTGCTTGGGAACAATGCGCCGAATTCGAGGAAAAACTCAATCAAACGTTGGCTATGAACGAAACGAAATCCGCTGAATCACTGAGCCCCTCGAAGCTGGAACGCGACAGCGACGGCTCGAAGACTTCGAACGACAGTTACAAAACTGCCAAACAATGCAACATCacagaaaaaagtattcaaaCTGAGAAAACGATCGAGGAAAACGAAGATTCCCTCGAGGTAGTGGACGTGAAATCGATGATGGACGAAATAACTTTGCTgagaaaggagaaagaaaatttgtccTTAGAGATGGAAAACTTGGTGGAAACTCTACGTAATTTggacgaaatttcgaaaaagttACAACAAGCCACAGCCGAAAATAACGAGTTGCGTttagaaaatgagaaatttttccaagaTCAAAATAAAGTTGATTCGTTGCTCAAGAGCATAGCTGAACTCACAGCCGAAAAAGCAGCTTTGACCCGGGAGCTGTCAAACCTCGCTGACAAACACAGAGAAGAATTGGCGATCGTAAGACAAGACTCGAGCATGGAAATCGAGAAAATACGTAATTTGATGCTGACCATGAGACAAGGCGATGTCGGACTCGAAGAATTGAGAAATGAATTGGAAACTCGTCACGCCAAAGAAATGGAAGAATTACGCACttatttcgaggaaaaatgtttgcaAATGGAGAAACAATATTCTGACGAGATATTCAGtcaacaatcgaaaaaaatgtctgacAATGACAGTGAAATCGAAGATTTGGCTGAAGATTTGTATTTCGGTGGTGGCGGTGATTGTTCCAATACACATCACACTTCGGTCGATAATTctcgaaatgaaaatcatCTTCCTAACGTTGAAGCGAAAATCTATAACAATGAGAGCAACGCGATCGTAGAATCCGGTCTTGTTACGGCCGTTAATCAG CTTTCTCAAACGGAATGGGATACGGCTCTCGAGAATGGCGAGTTAACGAAGCTCCGTACCGCCTACAATAATCAACTTGAAGAACAGGTAGCTCTCGCTAAGCTCGACATTGTCAACGCTCTTCAGGAACAAATTCAG GCTTTGCTGACCGTTGAATCCGACATGGAAGACAATTGGCCAACGGAGTTACTCGAGTTGCGTAATAAATTTACAAACAACGCGAAGCGGGAGACGGAACAGTTGAAATTAACTCATGCCGCTGAATTAAAACAACTGAGGGATGAGCATTCGCGCAACGTTTCCAGAATGGTCGAACGACACCAAGAGGAAGTGAGGAGAATCATGGAGGAACGCAGTATCAACGAGGAGAATAAACAAACTGAAGATTTGAATTCGATCGTCGACAACAGTGCGTTAATCCGTGAAAG GGACAATTTGTACAGGACTTGTGTCACCCTAAAAGAGCTGATTGTAGATTTGACCAAGTATTTCGCGGTTTGCGAGGAAGAATTGAACAACACACTGATAAGTGAAGTTTTGAAGCGACAGACGTCAGTTGAGACAGGACTTCCACCGAATTCTGAGGAAGATAATATAAGAAAAGACGAGGATGCAACGGATCTCAATGCTCCACCAAAATCACCGGAAAGGAAAATCAAGAGAGTGCACTTTGCGCCTCAATGCAGCCAGTTGGTATCCATAATGAATGACGACACGGATAATTTGCAATCTTTCGTTACCGCTGAAAAAGATCTCAGCGACAAAGTTCGTCGGGAACTGGACGATTGTTTGAAACGCTTGAGATCCGAGAGCGCTCAAGTTCTAGGAATAACTCTTACACCTGGTGAGTCCATGCTCGATGTTCTCTCCAAACAAGTTTTATGGACAACGAAAGTCAACGAGGAGCTCAACGCCAAATTGATGGAAGCTGAAAATATCGTGGTCGCTTATCAAGAAGAAACCAGAATTTTGAAAGCCAGAGTCATGAATCTTCAACAAAGTCTCTTACACGTTGAAAACAAGAAAGAAATCATTTCTGAAGGCTACGGAGAACACGAGGAAACTGGCGGTGATTTGGTTGTACAAGATTTTTCACAGTTGCAGGAAAAAG CACGTCACGCGATTATGAGCGGTGTCGTTGATAATGCCTACCTTTTGCAATTGATTGAAGAATTTTGTCGTTACATCGATAAAATAACGGACGAAATGAGGAAAGAGAAGGACGATTTGCAGCAGCAG GTGCCTTTAGAACCCACTCCTACCCCATGCATTCACAGGGTTTCCTGTCGAAAG ATCGAAGCGGCCGACAAGCAGTTACGCGGCACGAGGAAATTCCTGGAAGAACAAGCAAGCGAAAGGGAAATCGAACGCGATGAAGCTGCTCGACAAATAAATTCGCTCCAGGAACAAATCAAGGAATGCGAacgtgagaaagaaagagatttGCGCATTTCTTCCGAG TCTTCACTGTCGCCTGTATCATCAACGGTGGTTCGTGTGCTTGAAGCAACTGACATCAATGCAGCT GTTGAGACGCTCGAATCGCAATTGCGCGAAATGGCATCTGTTATGTCAGAGACACAGACGAAGAAAGCAGAGACTGAGAGTGAATTGAAAGTCGCGGTTGACAAGATCTGGGTACTCAGGGACATCATCGTCGATCTGGAGCAACAGATCCAAGCGAGAATCGAGAAAGAAGAAACTCTTATCGGCCAGATTGAACAATTGGAAGAAGTTATCGCTGCGCAAACGAAAAATCAACACGAATTAGCACAAGagttggatgcgatcaaaatGGGAGGGGAGAATAGCCAACTCAATGAACATATCACTCATTTGGAA GAGGAACTGAGAAAACACAAACTGAGCTCCGAACATTTTGACGTGAATTCGTCAGCCCTGAAGCAAATGAGAATAGAACTGCACGATATGCAAAACCAACTGGACAAGCGTACGCGAGAATTGGAATCGCTGCACATGTGTGGCTCCAATCTGAGCATAAGTCAACCCAGCGAAGATGTTTCCATTCGCGAACAAATCGATGTTGCGCGTTGTCCTACACCAGACGATCCGAATTCACCACCGACGTTGCCACTCGATTTGCTTTTGAAGCTCAAAGAAAAATTGCTCAAACATGCACGAGCTGAGGAAGTCGctttcaaaagaatcaaagaTCTCGACATGCAGCTTGCAGCATACAAAATTCAAAACGAG GAGCTCCAAGCGGAACAGGAAATTCTCCAGCAGACCGCATCGGAGCAATTGTTCCAAATGGAAGCGATGCGAGGTCGTTTGGAGCAGCAAAAGCAGAATGCTCCATTCGCTCAGAGACAGGCAACCTCTCGTTTGGAGCTGCAGTTACACGAAGCTAACGCAAAACTGCATTCCCTTGAACAAACCATCGCTGACAAAGAGCTTGAg GTGACCGAATTGAAGGAACAATTGCAACGTTCAAATCAGTTGCTGCAAGATAAGCAAAAAGAATTCGTGAACGTGGTACAAACTGAGAACAATGCCATCCAAGAACTGAAGGATCGTTTGAAGTCGTtggaggaggagaagaagtTATtggag TCGAAGGTCGGTGTCCAGGAGCGTGCTCAAGTCGAATTGCCTCAACTGATAGATTCGATGTTGGCAGATAAGAACGAAGAAATCGATCATTTGAAAGAGCAATTGTTAAAGCGTGACAAGCAGCTTCAACAGCATTTATCAGGAACGAATATCGACGAGAACAATGTGGGAAAACAATGCGAGCTTAAAAACAGTGCACGAACATTGAGCGACATATTGTCAATAAATTCCGAGTGCGAGGATTACTCCGAAGCCATACGGGAAAATGTAAGCTTGTCGCATGCCCTACCCCACAATATTTCAACGTTCAAAATTCTCAGTACACCCGTCGGGACGAAAGAGAGTTATCAAGTGTCGCCTGTTGGATTGACAGACGAAAATAAACCGTCGATTCATGTGCCACGATTGGAGCTCGGTTCTTCCCGTTCGCCGACTCATTCGAGCACAGCTTGCCCTCGTCACTCACGAGTATCATTGGATTTCATACAAACCGCTGATTTTGACTCGAAATCGCCTTCGTCTGGTGATAACGAAGAATCGTCGACGAATCACGCGAAAACAAACGGTTTGTCAGATCACGAGCTCGACTGCACTTGTACGCTGGAGcagcagaagaaaaaaactgaaaaaatttcgtccaTGTCTCGACGCAGCAGAAACTTTTCTTCGAAATCCGTCAGCCTCGTTACAAACGATCAAACACTCAACATCCGTATTCAGGATCTTGAGAATCAGCTGCAGacaataaaaaacgagttgGACGTTAAATGTACGAGCTTAATAAAACGCGAAACTGAGCTTAACGCGCTGCAACGTAGCCTCGAAGAACTGCGCCTTGAGTTTAAGGAAACTACGGAAACGCTAACGCGcgataacattttttataaaaaccaGTACGAGCTCTCACAGGCTTCGGAGCTCAAGATTCGCAGGGATCTCGAGGAGGTTGAAAATACTCTTAAATCACAAACGGAAGATTTGGAAGAGTACAAAAATATGATGCAAGTTAACGAGAGAATATTGACGGAATTGAAAACTGAAAATGTTCATTTGAAAGAGACGCTCGGGCGTCAAGAAAACGCAAGTAAAAGTTTCGAGGTTAGACTGGAGGAAAAGTCGgaagaattgaaaaacttaCGACAACTGATATTCGACAAGGACGTTACGATTGAAACCGTGCAAACTCGCAATCTTGAGattgaaaatgagaataaaaaattgtacgagtacAAAACCCGATATGATCAGTGTAAAAAAGAGCTTGGCGAATGCAAAACAGAAATGAAACGTTTGACCGAAGGCTTGAATAATCGTGATCAGGTAATACGAAGATTGGAAGAAATGGCGAGAAGAACGAGCATCTCGGGCTCCTCCTCGCCCGGGGACAATAAAGATCAGGAAATTCATCATCTTCAAGAATATctgaaagagaaggaaaaggtGATACGGCAGATGAGTGACGACAGCAAAAGTCTTCATCGCGCCCTCGAGACGATACAGAACAAGATGAAAGAATCGGGCAACGTTGTGGAATTGCGTAAAAAGCTGAAAGAAGAGCGAAGGTTCAACGCCGAGTTGAAAGCAATGGTGGAAAAATTGAAGCAAGAGCTCGAAGGTTTTAAGGAGGAATCGATGCGACAGTCCATCGAAGGCGCTGACATCGAAGATATGGTACAACGCGAGCTCGACCTTTCAGCCCGTTTAGATCAGCAAATAATGGACGTTATCGAGAGCGAAACAGAGGAAACTACACCTCGACGAATAGAGAAACATTCGTGCAATTCTCTCACGATAAAACCAGCCGAACACGATCGTACGGAAAAAGTAATGCAGAAGTACGCGGAAATACGACAGAAATTGAAACAAGCTCTGAAAGCGAATCAGGAACTGACCAAACAACGGGACGAGCGAGATATCGAGAAAGAAATGTTTAAGGCTCAGATCACTGAATACGAATCTCGAATATTCCAATTGTCGGCTGAACTTGATGAGAAATCTGCGATACTCAGAGAACTCGACGCTGAAGTGTCTTCGAAAAGATCGATCGTACGAAACTTGGAAGTTCAATTGCAAAGGGAAAAATTCACTTCACAAACCGCTCACAATCATGACTCTGAACTTATTTCTCAGCTGCGGATAAAACTTGTCGCCTCTCTTGACAACGAAGAACGGGTGCGACGAGAATTGACTCAGCTGCGCCAGGAACACAAAAATTTAGAGACTCGACTAAACACTGCTCGGGATCAAATCGAATTGCAAAAATCTGGGGAATCTCACGTCCTCAAAGATCTTTTGGAAACTGAGCAAACGAAGTACGTTAAAATGGCGGAATTCTATGAGAAGGAACAGCGCGACAATGCGGAATTACGAGAAACGTTGGATCGCGTCGAAGCCGAGAAAAATCGATGTGAAAAAGAGCTCGAATGTGCCAACGAGGAACACGACAAATTGGCGAGCAGCCTAGCTCTCGCCGAAGGTGTCAAAGACCATCTTGAAATCGAAGTTAAACGGGCCAAGGAAGAGTTGAAAAGCCGCGAAGAAGAGTGCGATTGGTTacaaaagagaataaaaactcTGAGTGACGGACTCGCGAAAAGACAACAACAAACCTCGGAAGAACACGTCGAGCTGAAAAATCTACGGCGTGGTTTGAGCAACGCTCGTGAAGTCATGCTCGATCTCAAAGCTGATATCGATCAAACCAAGTCTGAGCTCACCAAAGccaacgaggaaaaaatccaATTGGAACAGTGGCTGCGAACTGCAACCACTAACGAAAATGAACTCAAGAGAAAACTCCAAGCTGCTAAAGGCGAGGAAGATCGACTCAAAGACACGATCAACGACTTGCAGACCGAGATACAACTCAGTGTCAAAAGAGAAATGGAATTGACCGAAGAACTTCAGAAGGAAAGATTTTCCGGCGAGAAAAATATTCCCGCTAAATTcgttcaaaaaatcaag gaattaaatgaaattatGGAAAAACATGCACACGACAACAACGTCTTGCACGAGAAACTGGCAAAGGCGCGACAAGAAAGAGAGATTTTTGCAACACGTGTCAGAGATCTCGAGTCACAGTTGGCCCAGAAAATCCGAGAGATTAACGCAGTCGCTGCAACCGGAGACATGAATCCCCATATGACCGAAAGA ttGCAGCATTTCTATGGAAAATACTTGCGTGTGGACAGTCGAAGAAAAGCTCTGGCTTATCAGAAGCGGTATTTGTTATGCATCGTCGGTGGTTATCAGTTATCGGAGGATAGAACGCTGTCTGTTCTGGCACAATTGACTCACGAGCAACGACTGCACACGACGACAAGCTCGAACCGCAAAAGCGCCAAAATTCGCTTCAAATGTGCGGCCCTAGTCATTATAAGTATACACAGAATGAAGTGGATGATCCATCGCTGGCGAACCGGAAGAAGAGTTGGTGCTACCGCCGTTTTGGGCAATCACGAACAGTCTTTCGTTCCAGTGAGAAGAACAGCGTCTAATCATTCGCCTCCAGTTAGAGACAGGAATGCTGCTATCGG TGGTTTCTCGTTGGAGCATTACCTGGACCGATTCATGGACATTCAACAAAGACTAGGCTTAGCGATCCCAGATTCGGAAACGTGA